A genomic stretch from Pseudomonas mendocina includes:
- a CDS encoding MoxR family ATPase, whose product MEHREALIALRQFLSAQILGQEKLIDRLLIALLADGHLLVEGAPGLAKTKAIKDLAEGIEAEFHRIQFTPDLLPADITGTEIYRPETGSFVFQQGPIFHNLVLADEINRAPAKVQSALLEAMAERQVSIGRSTYNLSPLFLVMATQNPIEQEGTYPLPEAQLDRFLMHVKIGFPDASVERKILAQARGEALNGESKPEQRLSQQAIFAARQEILGLYMADAVEEYLVQLVMASRTPAKFDAELAEWIAYGASPRGTIALDRCARAHAWLAGRDFVSPEDIQAVLFDVLRHRIILSFEAEAAGIDQDRVIQRILDVVAVA is encoded by the coding sequence ATGGAACATCGGGAAGCGCTTATCGCGCTGCGACAATTTCTTTCAGCTCAGATCCTCGGGCAGGAAAAACTCATCGATCGTCTCCTGATCGCGCTACTGGCAGATGGTCATTTGCTGGTCGAAGGTGCTCCGGGGCTGGCCAAGACCAAGGCCATCAAAGACCTGGCCGAAGGTATCGAGGCGGAGTTCCATCGTATTCAGTTCACCCCAGACCTGTTGCCCGCCGACATCACCGGCACGGAAATCTACCGCCCGGAAACCGGCAGCTTCGTATTCCAGCAGGGTCCGATCTTCCACAATTTGGTACTGGCTGACGAAATCAACCGCGCCCCTGCCAAAGTGCAGTCCGCCCTGCTGGAGGCGATGGCCGAGCGTCAGGTCAGTATCGGCCGCAGCACTTATAATCTGTCGCCGCTGTTTTTAGTGATGGCGACACAAAACCCAATTGAGCAGGAAGGCACCTATCCGCTGCCTGAGGCTCAGCTCGACCGCTTCCTCATGCACGTGAAGATTGGCTTCCCGGATGCCAGTGTAGAACGCAAGATTCTCGCTCAAGCCCGCGGTGAAGCGCTTAACGGTGAAAGCAAGCCAGAGCAGCGTTTGAGCCAGCAGGCCATTTTTGCCGCCCGCCAGGAGATCCTCGGCCTGTACATGGCGGACGCAGTGGAGGAGTACTTGGTGCAACTGGTCATGGCCTCGCGCACACCGGCCAAGTTTGATGCTGAGCTGGCCGAATGGATCGCCTACGGCGCCAGCCCACGCGGCACCATCGCTCTGGATCGCTGCGCACGGGCTCACGCCTGGCTGGCCGGACGCGACTTTGTCAGCCCGGAAGATATTCAAGCCGTGCTGTTTGATGTCCTGCGCCACCGCATCATCCTATCGTTCGAAGCAGAAGCCGCTGGCATTGATCAGGATCGCGTGATTCAGCGCATCCTCGATGTGGTTGCGGTCGCCTGA
- a CDS encoding DUF58 domain-containing protein, whose translation MTAVPAQSAIHVSLTELIEMRHRVREVQLFSTPARRSPLIGLHHSKLRGRGVDFDQVRVYQPGDDIRTIDWRVTARTQEPHTKLFHEERERPIYIMVEQSSRLFFGTGLQFKSALAAHAASLVGWAALSHNDRIGGLVFGDDEHHEVRPRRSKQSLLQLLSRLSKANQALTCEKQSERDSFVLALRRAREVLRPGSLVVVICDERTLSNGSEQQLQLLARHTDLLLLPISDPLDHALPNAGLLRFAEQGAQLELDTHDAELRQAYRDLGVARQARWQRLADKLRVPLMPLSTQREMIEQLREYLNGQRQRKSQ comes from the coding sequence ATGACGGCCGTTCCTGCACAATCCGCCATCCACGTCAGCCTCACCGAGCTGATTGAGATGCGCCATCGCGTGCGGGAAGTGCAACTGTTCTCTACTCCTGCCCGACGCAGCCCGCTGATTGGTCTGCACCATTCAAAGCTACGCGGCCGCGGGGTGGACTTCGACCAAGTGCGGGTTTACCAACCCGGAGACGACATACGGACCATCGATTGGCGTGTCACCGCACGCACACAGGAGCCGCATACCAAGCTGTTCCATGAAGAGCGTGAACGGCCGATCTACATCATGGTGGAACAAAGCAGCCGTTTATTCTTCGGCACCGGGCTGCAATTCAAATCTGCACTCGCCGCCCACGCAGCCAGCCTTGTTGGCTGGGCGGCGCTGAGCCATAACGACCGTATTGGCGGCTTGGTGTTCGGCGATGACGAACATCACGAAGTACGCCCCCGGCGCAGCAAACAAAGCCTGCTACAACTGCTTAGCCGTCTGAGCAAAGCCAACCAAGCCCTGACCTGCGAGAAACAAAGCGAGCGCGACAGTTTTGTCCTCGCCTTGCGCCGGGCTCGTGAAGTGCTGCGCCCCGGTAGCCTGGTGGTCGTGATCTGTGATGAGCGCACCCTGAGCAATGGCAGCGAGCAGCAGTTGCAACTACTCGCCCGCCACACAGACCTGCTCTTATTACCAATCTCCGATCCCCTTGACCACGCCCTCCCCAACGCAGGCCTGCTGCGCTTTGCCGAACAGGGTGCACAACTGGAACTGGACACCCACGACGCAGAACTGCGTCAGGCCTACCGGGACCTTGGCGTTGCCCGCCAGGCCCGCTGGCAGCGTTTGGCCGACAAGCTTCGGGTGCCGTTGATGCCACTGAGTACGCAACGGGAAATGATTGAGCAGCTACGCGAATACCTGAACGGGCAGCGCCAGAGGAAGAGCCAGTGA
- a CDS encoding DUF4381 domain-containing protein, which translates to MNPLDQLEPLIAPAPVTWWPPAPGWWLLAVLLPVLIWLGLRLFKRLRSRVRSEAPVDALDPLRQAALAELERLPRPYDQDAGPWLQQLNNILKRLCREHYPHSNSHTLSSRAWLAFLDTRCPAAGLTRWMILVEGAYKPQCKLDDKAIDGLHQAVSTWIRKHV; encoded by the coding sequence GTGAACCCTCTCGACCAGCTGGAACCTCTGATTGCACCTGCACCTGTCACTTGGTGGCCGCCTGCCCCGGGCTGGTGGCTGCTGGCTGTTTTGCTGCCCGTATTGATCTGGCTGGGCCTGCGCCTGTTCAAACGTCTGCGCAGCCGGGTACGGTCTGAGGCTCCCGTGGACGCCCTCGACCCACTGCGTCAGGCCGCGCTGGCAGAACTTGAGCGCCTGCCCAGACCTTACGATCAGGACGCAGGGCCCTGGCTGCAGCAGCTCAACAACATTCTCAAACGCCTGTGCCGCGAGCATTATCCGCACAGTAACAGCCACACCCTGAGCAGCCGTGCCTGGCTGGCCTTCCTCGACACCCGCTGTCCGGCGGCCGGCCTCACCCGCTGGATGATTCTGGTGGAAGGCGCCTACAAGCCTCAGTGCAAACTGGATGACAAGGCCATCGACGGGCTGCATCAGGCTGTCTCCACCTGGATTCGCAAGCATGTTTGA
- a CDS encoding VWA domain-containing protein encodes MFEFAWPWIFLLAPLPWLLRRYLPPADSGEAALKVSFLADLESLSGRRARIRQPALRQQSPYILIWLLLLIACARPQWLGEPLPLPSSGRDLLLAVDVSGSMDYPDMVWNGQDVSRLVLVKHLFGHFIDDRQGDRVGLILFGNRAYLQSPLTFDRQTVRTWLHEAEKNIAGPQTAIGDAIGLAVKRLRQRPAQSRVLVLITDGANNAGEIEPSTAAQLAAEEQIVIYTIGIGADPKQGGVLGMLGFNPGIELDEESLRSIAETTGGQYFRARNSEELKAIEETLDRLQPVAQKPTLTRPTHTLYPWPLALALLLSIWFVSQRLWPDWQISLINRLQRKTEVQP; translated from the coding sequence ATGTTTGAGTTCGCCTGGCCTTGGATTTTCCTCCTCGCACCGCTGCCCTGGCTGCTGCGCCGCTATCTGCCGCCTGCCGACAGTGGCGAAGCTGCGCTTAAAGTGAGCTTCCTGGCCGACTTGGAATCCCTCAGCGGCCGCCGTGCACGCATCCGCCAACCCGCGTTGCGCCAGCAGTCCCCATACATTTTGATCTGGCTACTGTTACTGATCGCCTGTGCACGCCCGCAATGGCTAGGCGAGCCACTGCCATTACCCTCTAGCGGGCGTGACCTGCTGCTAGCGGTGGATGTTTCCGGCTCCATGGATTACCCCGACATGGTCTGGAACGGGCAGGATGTGAGTCGCTTAGTGCTGGTTAAACACCTGTTCGGTCACTTCATTGATGACCGCCAAGGCGACCGTGTCGGCCTGATCCTCTTCGGTAACCGCGCCTACCTGCAATCCCCGCTCACCTTCGACCGGCAGACCGTACGCACCTGGCTGCATGAGGCAGAAAAGAACATCGCAGGCCCGCAGACCGCCATTGGCGACGCCATTGGTCTGGCCGTCAAACGCCTGCGCCAACGCCCGGCACAAAGCCGCGTTCTGGTGCTGATCACCGACGGCGCCAATAATGCGGGTGAAATCGAGCCGTCTACCGCTGCGCAGCTGGCTGCCGAAGAACAGATTGTTATCTACACCATCGGCATCGGCGCAGACCCAAAACAAGGCGGCGTACTCGGCATGTTAGGCTTCAACCCAGGCATCGAGCTGGACGAAGAGAGCTTGCGCAGCATCGCTGAAACAACAGGTGGGCAGTACTTCCGCGCCCGCAACAGCGAAGAACTCAAGGCCATTGAAGAAACCCTTGATCGCTTGCAACCGGTCGCGCAGAAACCCACCCTGACACGCCCAACGCACACGCTTTACCCCTGGCCTCTGGCCTTAGCGCTATTACTGAGCATTTGGTTTGTGAGTCAGCGACTCTGGCCTGACTGGCAAATAAGCTTGATCAACCGCCTTCAGCGCAAAACAGAGGTGCAGCCATGA
- a CDS encoding VWA domain-containing protein encodes MSALLDLWPHWQRPFWLLLLPLLSYLLWRLWHLKKRTGRWQALLPAAFHATLLSTQTGRQSRLPWYALCLAWLLALLALMGPSWERIEQSSPKPANPLVVMIEMTPDMLASDASPNRLEQAKRKLLDLLEARPDSQTAVIVYAGSAHTVVPLSDDLATSRNLLDAMTPTIMPKPGKRADLAVAKALQLLEQGSQGNGRLLIITSALTQAEEQGISQALSGNSNRLNILGVGSPEGAPILLEDGSFMKDSQGAIIMPRLDNAGLSSFASKVGARYQRATLDESDLHTLGLFDSGRSIREDNQMVRLEAWADHSHWLLLALLLIAACGARRGWLLCLPLLLCLPQNSYAFSFTDLWLRPDQQGQRLLEAQKPKEAAERFSDPRWQGNALYQAGDYAAAAERFAHGDSAADHYNRGNALARSNELEAAIEAYDQALEIQPDFPQASKNKALIEQLMQQSQSQSNASEDQQQDQQNEQQQQANGQSDNQNQQQNQQPEQPQDASAEPEQAQPKAPQNNTSDQQQSAEKQPDKQPDNAAQQQASTDPALDEERRQSLEQWLRQIPDDPGELLRRKFRLEQQRLEQQQ; translated from the coding sequence ATGAGCGCATTGCTGGACCTGTGGCCGCACTGGCAGCGCCCCTTCTGGCTGCTGTTGTTACCCCTGTTGAGTTATTTGCTGTGGCGCCTGTGGCACCTTAAAAAACGCACCGGGCGCTGGCAGGCGCTGTTACCTGCCGCCTTCCACGCTACGCTACTCAGTACCCAAACTGGCCGACAAAGTCGCCTGCCTTGGTATGCCCTGTGCCTCGCTTGGTTACTCGCCCTGCTGGCGCTGATGGGACCAAGTTGGGAGCGCATCGAGCAAAGCAGCCCCAAGCCAGCCAACCCGCTGGTGGTTATGATCGAGATGACACCGGACATGCTCGCCAGCGATGCCTCGCCCAACCGCTTGGAGCAAGCCAAGCGCAAGCTTCTCGACTTGCTGGAGGCACGCCCGGACTCGCAAACCGCCGTCATCGTCTACGCGGGCAGTGCCCACACCGTAGTGCCGCTTTCCGACGATCTGGCCACCAGCCGCAACCTGCTGGATGCCATGACCCCCACCATCATGCCCAAGCCCGGCAAGCGTGCCGACTTAGCAGTAGCCAAAGCCCTGCAACTACTTGAGCAAGGCTCACAAGGTAATGGTCGCCTGCTGATCATCACCAGCGCCCTGACTCAGGCCGAAGAACAAGGCATCAGCCAAGCCCTGAGCGGCAACAGCAACAGGTTGAACATCCTCGGCGTCGGCAGCCCAGAAGGCGCACCTATCCTGTTGGAAGACGGCTCGTTCATGAAAGACAGCCAGGGCGCGATCATCATGCCGCGTCTGGATAACGCCGGTCTGTCCAGCTTTGCCAGCAAAGTCGGGGCGCGCTACCAAAGGGCGACACTGGATGAAAGCGATCTGCACACATTGGGCCTGTTCGACAGCGGCCGCAGCATCCGTGAAGACAACCAAATGGTGCGCTTAGAGGCTTGGGCCGACCACAGCCACTGGCTGCTACTTGCCCTGCTTTTGATTGCCGCCTGCGGTGCCCGACGTGGCTGGCTACTGTGCTTGCCGCTGCTGCTGTGCCTGCCACAAAATAGCTATGCCTTTAGCTTTACCGATCTTTGGCTGCGCCCCGACCAACAGGGCCAGCGCCTGCTCGAAGCACAAAAACCCAAAGAAGCCGCCGAGCGCTTCAGCGATCCGCGCTGGCAAGGCAATGCCCTGTATCAGGCTGGCGACTACGCTGCGGCCGCCGAACGCTTTGCGCATGGCGACAGCGCGGCAGATCACTACAACCGCGGCAATGCCCTGGCCCGCAGCAACGAATTGGAAGCCGCCATCGAAGCCTACGACCAAGCACTGGAAATCCAGCCAGATTTCCCTCAGGCCAGCAAAAACAAAGCCCTGATCGAGCAGCTTATGCAGCAAAGTCAGAGCCAGTCGAACGCGTCTGAAGACCAGCAGCAAGATCAGCAAAACGAGCAGCAACAGCAGGCCAACGGCCAGTCAGACAACCAGAATCAGCAACAAAACCAACAGCCTGAGCAGCCCCAAGACGCTTCAGCTGAACCGGAACAAGCGCAACCGAAAGCCCCGCAAAACAACACATCGGATCAACAGCAATCCGCTGAGAAACAACCCGACAAGCAACCCGACAACGCCGCACAGCAGCAAGCCAGTACCGATCCCGCTCTGGATGAAGAACGTCGGCAGTCACTGGAACAATGGCTGCGACAAATCCCCGATGATCCGGGCGAGCTACTGCGCCGCAAATTCAGACTGGAACAACAGCGCCTGGAGCAACAGCAATGA
- a CDS encoding BatD family protein: MSRLLCTLLLSLMAFTANAAIFHASVDRTRISEGETIELTLETNDSTQFGKPDLQPLNELFDVLGTRQVNRLSSGSNGTESSTRWIVTLQPKNSGYVVIPPLTLGDLKSDPVVIYVQESTGADGNQVAPVYITASVDHDTLYVQAQAILTLRIYHSVSLYDDSSLTPLKMPKARIESLGEPRTYETDLNGVRHGVIELRYAIFPQESGKLEIPSQVFTATTVERNSNAYNPFGPRPGKRVRVKSPVIPLQVKGKPADYPANAPWLPARALSLSESWKPEPEQAQLGDSLTRSLTIRAEGLSSAQLQPLPATQVPELRRYPDQPQLSNQTTEQGVIGSREEREALVANREGEITLPEVEVYWWNTGTDKLERTSLPARTFTVSANPTLSPQPSNEAPSSATAINAENPRLWPWQLSTAFFALTTLLGFFLWWRARRQPAVLPSQQDGPSSQDLLDELKRTCLANDSQATRYALDAWARQQPETLADMAARYTPLSEALDGLNGALYSESGQHWQGRNLWLAIRSLPDLDDNEAGTAQEPSPLPPLYPR; the protein is encoded by the coding sequence ATGAGCCGACTGCTCTGCACCCTTCTGCTCAGCCTCATGGCTTTCACCGCCAACGCCGCCATCTTCCATGCCAGCGTTGACCGTACCCGCATCAGCGAAGGTGAGACCATTGAGCTGACACTTGAAACCAACGATTCGACCCAATTCGGAAAGCCTGACCTGCAGCCGCTCAATGAACTGTTCGACGTACTCGGCACCCGTCAGGTCAATCGATTGAGCAGCGGCAGCAACGGAACAGAATCGAGCACTCGCTGGATTGTTACCCTGCAACCGAAAAACAGCGGTTATGTCGTCATTCCACCGCTCACGTTGGGCGACTTGAAAAGTGATCCGGTGGTCATCTACGTCCAGGAAAGTACAGGTGCCGATGGTAATCAGGTGGCGCCTGTGTACATCACCGCCAGCGTCGACCATGACACGCTCTATGTGCAGGCCCAAGCCATCTTGACCCTGCGCATTTATCACTCTGTCTCGCTCTACGACGACAGCAGCCTGACGCCACTAAAAATGCCCAAAGCGCGTATCGAATCGCTGGGCGAGCCGCGCACCTATGAGACTGATCTAAATGGCGTTCGCCACGGTGTAATTGAACTGCGCTACGCCATCTTCCCTCAGGAAAGCGGCAAGCTGGAGATCCCATCCCAGGTCTTTACCGCCACCACCGTTGAGCGCAACAGCAACGCCTATAACCCATTCGGCCCACGCCCAGGCAAACGCGTACGGGTTAAATCACCGGTTATTCCCCTGCAGGTCAAAGGCAAACCAGCTGACTACCCAGCCAATGCGCCATGGTTACCTGCCCGAGCGCTAAGCCTGAGCGAAAGCTGGAAGCCGGAGCCAGAGCAAGCCCAACTCGGCGACTCCCTGACCCGCAGCCTGACCATCAGGGCAGAAGGCCTCTCCAGCGCCCAGTTGCAACCATTACCAGCAACCCAAGTTCCAGAGCTGCGCCGCTATCCTGACCAGCCTCAGCTGTCCAACCAGACCACCGAACAAGGCGTTATTGGCAGCCGCGAAGAGCGTGAAGCACTCGTGGCTAACCGCGAGGGCGAAATCACCCTGCCCGAAGTTGAGGTGTACTGGTGGAATACCGGAACCGACAAACTGGAACGCACCAGCCTGCCAGCGCGGACCTTCACCGTATCGGCCAACCCGACCTTGAGCCCTCAGCCCAGCAATGAAGCCCCCTCCAGCGCTACTGCAATCAACGCTGAAAACCCACGGCTGTGGCCATGGCAACTCAGCACAGCGTTCTTTGCGCTGACGACCTTGCTCGGCTTCTTCCTTTGGTGGCGTGCTCGCAGACAACCCGCGGTATTGCCGAGCCAACAAGACGGCCCGAGCAGCCAGGACCTACTGGATGAACTCAAGCGCACTTGTCTGGCCAACGACTCTCAGGCCACTCGCTATGCGTTAGATGCCTGGGCTCGCCAGCAACCTGAAACCCTTGCCGACATGGCCGCCCGCTACACGCCGCTGTCCGAGGCACTGGACGGTCTGAACGGCGCGCTTTACAGCGAAAGCGGCCAACATTGGCAGGGGCGCAACCTGTGGCTGGCAATACGCAGCCTGCCAGACCTCGATGACAATGAGGCCGGCACGGCACAAGAGCCCAGCCCGCTTCCACCGCTATACCCGCGTTAA
- a CDS encoding AraC family transcriptional regulator, producing the protein MSQNMHTTSTFWRDSALPFIEARYVTDGRALCYARHAHATFSIGAITGGTSTYFNRDDWHHVQTGTVVLMHPGDVHACNPVADQPWSYIMLYVDCAWLGDLQQQLGFNQGPAFKRLDSIMSQDPALYSGLIELYQTLSTGNDLTIKRQASEQFFTQMLERLDAPAEASQDVHTQLEKAAHFIRMHCADAVKIEDICAAAGLSASYLNRAFKQHYGMTPHAFLLNQRVQLARELLRHGHTLADVAQQAGFADQAHLQRTFKHLLAATPGHYRSHSGISR; encoded by the coding sequence ATGAGTCAGAACATGCACACAACCAGCACCTTCTGGCGCGACTCTGCCCTACCCTTTATCGAAGCCCGGTACGTCACTGACGGGCGTGCACTGTGCTACGCACGACACGCCCACGCCACCTTCTCTATTGGCGCCATTACCGGCGGCACCAGTACGTACTTCAACCGTGACGATTGGCATCACGTGCAGACCGGCACCGTTGTGCTGATGCACCCCGGCGACGTTCATGCCTGCAACCCCGTTGCAGACCAGCCGTGGTCCTACATCATGCTGTATGTCGACTGCGCTTGGCTCGGTGACCTGCAGCAACAGCTCGGCTTCAACCAAGGCCCAGCGTTCAAACGCCTCGACAGCATCATGAGCCAGGACCCAGCGCTGTATTCTGGCCTGATCGAGCTGTACCAAACCCTCAGCACCGGTAACGACCTGACAATCAAGCGGCAGGCCTCAGAACAGTTCTTCACACAGATGCTGGAACGTCTCGACGCACCTGCTGAAGCCAGCCAGGACGTCCACACTCAACTGGAGAAAGCCGCGCACTTTATCCGCATGCACTGCGCAGATGCCGTGAAAATCGAAGATATCTGCGCCGCCGCCGGCCTCTCGGCCTCCTACCTCAACCGGGCGTTCAAGCAGCACTATGGAATGACACCCCACGCCTTCCTGCTCAACCAACGCGTTCAGTTAGCCCGCGAACTGCTCAGACACGGGCACACACTGGCCGATGTTGCCCAACAAGCAGGCTTCGCTGATCAGGCACATCTCCAGCGCACCTTCAAACACTTACTGGCGGCGACACCGGGCCACTACCGCAGTCATTCAGGGATCAGCAGATAA
- a CDS encoding LysE family translocator gives MSLYWAMAAFALAMSISPGPVNIVALSAGVRFGVWASLRHVTGATVGFTLLFLLVGLGLHGLLERWTSLTLAIQLAGVGFLLYMAWKLACDDGQLSQAEVQGPSFVHGALMQWLNPKAWLASVSGMAAFVADGNVGRVLLFALIYFVVCYASVAAWVCAGALLGRYLDQPGKVRLFNRCMAALLVGSALYLLIPE, from the coding sequence ATGAGTCTTTATTGGGCGATGGCTGCGTTTGCGTTGGCGATGTCTATTTCACCAGGGCCGGTGAATATTGTGGCGTTGAGTGCGGGTGTGCGGTTTGGTGTATGGGCCAGTTTGCGTCATGTGACCGGCGCAACGGTGGGGTTTACCTTGCTCTTCCTGCTGGTTGGTTTAGGCCTGCATGGGCTGTTGGAGCGTTGGACGTCGTTAACTCTGGCAATCCAATTAGCCGGTGTGGGTTTTCTGCTTTATATGGCCTGGAAGCTGGCCTGTGATGATGGGCAGTTGAGTCAGGCTGAGGTGCAGGGGCCGTCGTTTGTGCATGGCGCTCTGATGCAGTGGCTTAACCCCAAGGCCTGGTTGGCTTCTGTATCAGGTATGGCGGCGTTTGTGGCCGACGGCAATGTCGGCAGGGTGTTGCTGTTTGCCCTGATTTACTTTGTTGTCTGTTATGCCTCGGTTGCTGCCTGGGTGTGTGCCGGGGCACTGCTGGGGCGATATCTGGATCAGCCGGGTAAGGTGAGGCTATTCAACCGCTGCATGGCCGCGCTGCTGGTGGGGAGTGCGCTTTATCTGCTGATCCCTGAATGA
- a CDS encoding RND family transporter, whose translation MSNHHQDKASFLERLIFNNRPAVILICTLVSIFLFYQATQVRPSTSFEKMIPLSHPFIQNMMEHRNDLANLGNTVRISVSVKEGDIFTKEYMETLRQINDETFYIPGVDRSGLKSLWTPSVRWTEVTEEGFAGGEVIPQTYDGSAESLEELRSNVLKSGQVGRLVANNFKSSIVDVPLLESYPDPNDQSKLVALDYRQFSHELEEKIREKYQAQNPNIEIQIVGFAKKVGDLIDGLVMVVAFFAIALLITFALLYWFSWCIRSTIGVLITTLIAVGWQLGLMNLVGFGLDPYSMLVPFLIFAIGISHGVQKINGIALQSSDADNSLTAARRTFRQLFLPGMIAILADAVGFITLLIIDIGVIHELAIGASIGVAVIVFTNLILLPVAISYLGISKRAIERSKKDAVTEKPFWRALSVVAHPNVAPFMVVLGLAAGVACFFYQKENLQVGDLDQGAPELRPDSRYNLDNDFIIKNYSTSSDVLVVMVKSAPEGCSTHEALAAMDELMWKMDNTEGVQSAVSMVTVSRQMIKGMNEGNLKWETLSRNQDVLNNSIARADGLYNADCSVAPVLVFLEDHKAETLKRAVKAVQEFAAENNKDGLEFRLAAGNAGIEAATNEVISTSELSILVLVYIWVAVMCLITFRSIPATICIVLPLILTSILGNALMAFLGIGMKVATLPVIALGVGIGVDYGIYIYSRLESFLRAGLPLQEAYYQTLKSTGKAVLFTGLCLAIGVATWIFSAIKFQADMGLMLTFMFIVNMFGALLLLPALARFLIKPEKLVGKQGGSLFAH comes from the coding sequence ATGAGTAACCATCACCAGGATAAGGCTAGCTTTCTTGAGCGGCTGATTTTCAACAACCGGCCTGCAGTTATCTTGATCTGTACGCTGGTCAGCATTTTCCTGTTCTATCAGGCGACGCAAGTGCGTCCCTCGACCAGTTTCGAAAAAATGATCCCGCTGAGCCATCCGTTCATTCAGAACATGATGGAGCACCGCAACGATCTGGCTAACCTCGGTAACACGGTGCGTATTTCGGTATCGGTGAAAGAGGGCGACATCTTCACCAAGGAGTACATGGAGACCCTGCGTCAGATCAACGACGAGACCTTCTATATTCCCGGTGTTGACCGTTCCGGCCTGAAATCCCTGTGGACCCCAAGCGTCCGCTGGACTGAAGTGACTGAAGAGGGCTTTGCCGGTGGCGAGGTGATCCCGCAGACCTACGATGGCAGTGCTGAGAGCCTTGAAGAGTTGCGCAGCAACGTACTCAAGTCGGGGCAGGTTGGTCGTCTGGTGGCGAACAACTTCAAGTCGAGCATTGTTGATGTGCCGCTGTTGGAGTCCTATCCAGACCCGAATGACCAGAGCAAACTCGTTGCGCTGGATTACCGTCAGTTCTCCCATGAACTCGAGGAAAAAATCCGCGAGAAATATCAGGCGCAAAACCCCAACATTGAAATCCAGATCGTTGGTTTCGCCAAGAAAGTCGGTGACTTGATTGATGGTTTGGTCATGGTGGTGGCGTTCTTTGCTATCGCCCTGCTGATCACCTTTGCGCTGCTGTACTGGTTCAGCTGGTGTATTCGCAGCACCATTGGTGTGTTGATTACCACCCTGATTGCTGTGGGCTGGCAGCTGGGTCTGATGAATCTGGTCGGCTTTGGCCTTGATCCGTATTCCATGCTGGTGCCGTTTTTGATCTTTGCCATTGGTATTTCCCATGGCGTGCAGAAGATCAACGGTATTGCGCTGCAATCCAGTGATGCGGATAACTCGCTGACTGCTGCGCGACGAACTTTCCGTCAGTTGTTCCTGCCGGGCATGATCGCCATTCTGGCGGACGCGGTAGGGTTCATCACGCTGCTGATCATCGACATCGGGGTGATCCACGAGCTGGCCATCGGTGCCTCCATCGGTGTGGCAGTGATTGTTTTCACTAACCTGATTCTGTTGCCGGTTGCGATTTCCTATCTGGGTATCAGCAAACGTGCAATTGAACGCAGCAAGAAAGACGCTGTGACCGAAAAACCATTCTGGCGTGCACTGTCCGTTGTAGCTCACCCGAATGTGGCACCGTTTATGGTGGTGCTGGGCCTGGCGGCTGGTGTGGCGTGCTTCTTCTATCAGAAGGAAAACCTGCAAGTCGGTGACCTTGATCAGGGGGCTCCTGAGCTGCGTCCTGACTCCCGTTACAACCTGGACAACGACTTCATCATCAAAAACTACTCAACAAGTTCCGATGTACTGGTGGTCATGGTCAAGAGCGCCCCTGAAGGCTGCTCCACCCATGAAGCGCTGGCTGCAATGGACGAGCTGATGTGGAAGATGGATAACACCGAAGGTGTGCAGTCGGCCGTGTCCATGGTTACGGTTTCGCGCCAGATGATCAAAGGCATGAACGAGGGCAACTTGAAGTGGGAAACCCTGTCCCGTAACCAAGATGTACTGAACAACTCCATCGCCCGCGCAGACGGTCTGTACAACGCCGATTGCTCGGTAGCGCCGGTGCTGGTGTTCCTTGAAGATCACAAAGCAGAAACCCTCAAGCGCGCCGTCAAAGCGGTACAGGAGTTCGCTGCCGAGAACAACAAGGATGGCCTGGAGTTCCGCCTAGCCGCCGGTAATGCGGGTATTGAGGCTGCAACTAACGAAGTGATTTCGACCTCGGAACTGAGCATTCTGGTGCTGGTGTACATCTGGGTGGCGGTGATGTGCTTGATCACCTTCCGCTCCATCCCGGCCACTATCTGCATCGTGCTGCCGCTGATCCTGACCTCCATTCTGGGTAACGCGTTGATGGCCTTCCTCGGCATCGGCATGAAGGTTGCGACCCTGCCGGTTATCGCGTTGGGTGTCGGCATCGGTGTGGACTACGGCATCTACATCTACAGCCGCCTGGAGAGCTTCCTGCGTGCTGGCCTACCGTTGCAAGAAGCCTACTACCAGACGCTCAAGTCCACCGGTAAAGCCGTACTGTTCACCGGTCTGTGCCTGGCGATCGGCGTAGCCACCTGGATCTTCTCGGCCATCAAGTTCCAGGCCGACATGGGCCTGATGCTGACCTTCATGTTCATCGTCAACATGTTCGGTGCGCTGCTGCTGTTGCCTGCACTGGCTCGCTTCCTGATCAAACCGGAGAAGTTGGTGGGCAAGCAGGGTGGTTCGCTGTTCGCGCATTAA